The following proteins are co-located in the Solanum pennellii chromosome 1, SPENNV200 genome:
- the LOC107007942 gene encoding dormancy-associated protein homolog 3, with the protein MSLLDKLWDDTVAGPRPDSGLGKLRKYSTFSQRSNSGKESEVSTPRSFTEEASEDAVKVTRSIMIVKPSGSQNRDSPPVSPAGTTPPVSPFSGSSGREAFRFRRRSASFAYENASGVGPRSPRPPYDL; encoded by the exons ATGAGCTTACTTGACAAGCTCTGGGACGACACCGTTGCCGGTCCCCGGCCAGATAGTGGCCTCGGGAAACTCCGGAAGTATTCTACTTTTAGTCAGCGTTCAAATTCCGGCAAGG AATCAGAAGTTTCAACACCGAGATCCTTCACTGAGGAAGCAAGTGAGGACGCGGTGAAGGTGACGAGAAGTATCATGATTGTAAAGCCTTCCGGGAGTCAGAATAGAGATTCACCTCCCGTTTCTCCGGCCGGTACTACTCCTCCGGTATCTCCTTTTTCTG GTTCTTCTGGAAGAGAAGCATTTCGGTTCCGTCGGCGATCAGCGTCATTTGCATACGAGAATGCCAGTGGGGTTGGACCCAGAAGCCCTCGTCCTCCTTACGACCTGTGA